The following coding sequences lie in one Lytechinus pictus isolate F3 Inbred unplaced genomic scaffold, Lp3.0 scaffold_20, whole genome shotgun sequence genomic window:
- the LOC135157925 gene encoding uncharacterized protein LOC135157925 — protein sequence MGTFNCRGAQSNNAFISRLLEELDILLIQEHWLYHWDLNELTNINDNFQVFSISQQNNSSLPLPRRRAKGGVATFIRTSSSWKATKIESQSQRLVITDLRYEPSNSHLIICNGYFPCDVDANSISEYHHMLSTISHIEATHKEALIILGGDLNADLTNASCKKPTKRILKEFLISENMINLSSLQNKKELYTFQSDDGLRQSYIDDFIIPAKLENCFSDLLIQHDDPLNTSDHTPVKVTFSLPLLANYQVDHDIPDRKAKGSGKSILRPKISWHQCSADQLHLLYTLPMEQISKNLFYNLPAMCLDPTQIDLLLDQLSEEMLKVSLTLPHSKGRQKRKRKGKREWTKKVEACYKQSQYYWRLWRASGKPKGKDPLWIKHVYTKRLFRSSIRQARRMYHNNLLSEIEDAKGSNDKLFYRLVKSTKGSRSTDTLSYRGTTYEGEAVLDGFNSHFSDLAKPDYMNASSPPELDEAIPTRPFQENLNQPLQPSTSKDLDEAINSLKKQKAAGPDNISPEHLIYLGPIARKLLLALINRCISLKYIPEPLKSGLIVPVHKGKGKDVKDPSNYRGITVSSTIGKVLEMLIKSQLEIPLAINDVPDQLQFGFQKGKSCLLTASSLELIIQLNSAKKCTTYLALLDAQKAFDIVWHKGLFSKLQNLGLHESLLSTLEEFYNGSTSRVMWEGKSGDNGKIHGKLLGSRPLRGRELYGLY from the exons ATGGGAACCTTCAACTGCAGGGGGGCACAATCTAACAATGCTTTCATATCACGTCTTTTAGAAGAATTGGATATCCTATTAATTCAAGAACACTGGCTTTACCATTGGGACCTTAATGAGCTTACTAATATCAATGATAACTTCCAAGTCTTTAGTATATCACAGCAAAATAACtcatcattaccactaccaAGAAGGAGAGCAAAGGGAGGAGTAGCTACATTCATCAGAACATCAAGCTCTTGGAAAGCAACAAAGATAGAATCTCAATCGCAAAGATTAGTCATTACAGATCTACGTTATGAGCCTTCAAACTCGCATTTAATTATCTGCAATGGATACTTTCCGTGTGATGTTGATGCCAATAGTATTTCTGAGTATCATCATATGCTCTCTACCATATCCCACATCGAAGCAACCCATAAAGAGGCCCTGATTATACTTGGTGGAGATCTGAATGCTGATCTGACAAATGCATCGTGTAAGAAACCTACAAAGCGTATTCTAAAGGAATTTCTGATTAGTGAGAACATGATTAACTTATCATCTCTCCAAAATAAAAAGGAGCTATACACCTTCCAATCAGATGATGGTTTACGACAATCATACATTGATGACTTCATAATTCCTGCAAAACTCGAAAACTGCTTCTCTGACCTTCTTATTCAGCATGACGATCCTTTAAACACCTCTGACCACACACCGGTTAAAGTGACATTTTCACTACCACTTTTAGCCAATTATCAAGTAGATCATGATATACCTGATCGCAAAGCTAAAGGATCTGGAAAGTCTATACTTCGTCCTAAGATATCTTGGCATCAGTGCAGTGCTGACCAGCTACACCTTCTCTATACTCTTCCTATGGAACAAATATCAAAGAACCTTTTCTATAATCTTCCTGCAATGTGCTTGGATCCGACTCAAATCGACCTGCTGCTTGATCAACTTAGCGAAGAAATGTTGAAGGTATCACTAACTCTACCACACTCGAAGGGCCgtcagaaaagaaaaaggaaagggaaaagagagtggACCAAAAAGGTAGAGGCATGTTATAAACAATCTCAATATTACTGGCGTCTCTGGAGGGCCAGCGGAAAACCAAAAGGCAAGGACCCTCTCTGGATCAAGCATGTATATACAAAACGTCTATTTAGAAGTAGCATCAGGCAAGCACGGCGGATGTATCACAATAATCTCCTTTCAGAAATTGAGGATGCTAAAGGTAGCAATGATAAACTCTTCTATAGGCTTGTCAAAAGCACTAAAGGATCTCGGTCCACTGATACACTGTCTTATAGGGGTACAACATATGAAGGAGAGGCAGTTTTAGATGGCTTCAACTCACATTTCTCAGATCTTGCTAAACCGGATTACATGAATGCCTCTTCTCCGCCTGAATTGGATGAAGCTATTCCCACTCGCCCGTTCCAGGAAAATTTGAATCAACCACTTCAACCCTCTACTTCAAAAGATCTAGATGAAGCTATTAATTCTCTCAAGAAACAAAAAGCTGCAGGACCTGATAATATATCTCCTGAGCATCTTATATATCTTGGCCCAATAGCTCGGAAATTACTTCTCGCCCTCATCAATCGATGTATATCCCTAAAGTATATTCCTGAACCTTTGAAGTCCGGCCTTATAGTCCCAGTTCacaaaggaaagggaaaagatgtAAAAGATCCTTCTAACTACCGAGGCATAACAGTTTCTTCAACAATTGGTAAAGTTTTGGAAATGCTCATCAAATCTCAACTAGAAATTCCACTCGCAATAAATGATGTCCCAGACCAGTTACAATTTGGATTCCAGAAAGGCAAATCTTGCCTCCTTACTGCATCTTCACTGGAATTAATAATCCAACTGAACTCTGCCAAGAAATGTACAACATACCTTGCTCTTCTCGACGCACAGAAAGCATTTGACATCGTTTGGCATAAAGGCCTATTTTCTAAGCTTCAAAACCTAGGCCTCCATGAATCCCTGTTATCTACACTGGAAGAGTTCTACAACGGTAGTACCAGTAGAGTCATGTGGGAAGGAAAA tccggtgacaatggtaaaatacacggtaagcttctgggctcccgcccgctacgcgggcgggagctctatGGGTTATATTAA
- the LOC129283964 gene encoding uncharacterized protein LOC129283964 produces MINGISLITFILQTGENMYTVRSQSEEGTHAVDMKVGVITCFVGRTGGACKHQEATIKHFNETSTNFLPSSSEERALILKIDTGNDVNVPFRWLESLQFVEPMVGSGEGQTEPSLQDVPDASGSIPWSTLAGSFDADSGDDFEMEPKKVQDPQLVRIQSLEVQRDFHNAFDRRLHGGSSSGNSPNHLEEGLQEMFEDMKRRLQGNPEVFEGPVKKMLKSYSKLKGNNSLTSAMSMFGRYNGINFAKRTCTSSKTKATDQSPLTSGPSIGVQPLSIARRKVKLGGRRSLTRGRPTKQAATQEHGYAKGSHSQSGIPKRARVAAPHSLSHATTMCQSLGKTHSSK; encoded by the exons ATGATTAATGGAATCTCGCTAATAACATTTATCCTTCAGACTGGAGAGAACATGTACACAGTAAGAAGTCAGAGTGAGGAGGGAACACATGCTGTGGACATGAAGGTGGGAGTTATTACTTGCTTTGTCGGAAGAACTGGCGGGGCCTGCAAACATCAGGAAGCTACAATCAAACATTTCAACGAGACATCTACTAATTTTCTTCCATCATCTTCAGAAGAAAGGGCTCTCATATTGAAGATTGATACTGGAA ATGATGTGAACGTTCCATTCAGATGGCTAGAATCACTCCAGTTTGTTGAACCAATGGTAGGATCAGGAGAAGGTCAAACAGAACCATCTCTGCAAGATGTGCCAGATGCGAGTGGATCTATACCTTGGAGCACGTTGGCTGGATCCTTTGATGCAGACAGTGGTGATGACTTCGAAATGGAACCAAAGAAAGTCCAAGACCCACAGCTTGTGCGTATCCAGAGTTTGGAAGTTCAAAGAGACTTTCACAATGCTTTTGATAGACGTCTTCATGGTGGCAGTAGTTCAGGAAATT CTCCAAATCATTTGGAGGAAGGTCTTCAGGAAATGTTTGAAGACATGAAACGAAGACTTCAAGGAAATCCCGAGGTGTTTGAGGGCCCtgtaaagaaaatgttgaaaagctATTCAAAGTTGAAAGGGAATAACAGTTTAACCTCAGCCATGAGTATGTTTGGTCGGTATAATGGTATCAACTTTGCAAagcgtacatgtacatcatcaaAGACCAAGGCTACTGATCAGTCACCTCTCACCTCTGGGCCCAGCATTGGTGTTCAACCGTTGTCAATCGCCAGGAGAAAAGTGAAGCTTGGGGGTAGGAGAAGCTTAACAAGGGGCCGGCCAACCAAGCAAGCTGCGACTCAGGAACATGGTTATGCCAAAGGATCCCACTCTCAATCAGGGATTCCAAAGAGGGCAAGAGTAGCTGCACCACATTCACTGAGCCATGCCACTACAATGTGCCAGTCTCTTGGAAAGACTCACAGTTCTAAGTGA